The following proteins are co-located in the Pirellulales bacterium genome:
- a CDS encoding YhcH/YjgK/YiaL family protein, protein MILDTLANSARCEAAHPWLAPAFAWLRQHATSALATGRHEIDGDRLFALVARYATRDYESAEPEAHRKYVDVQYLVSGQETVYWTPLAETAAVSAAYDETRDLMFFVRNARTRAFELRTGDFVVFFPEDAHEPNCHLGPPSDVHKAVVKVRLP, encoded by the coding sequence ATGATCCTCGACACGCTGGCCAACTCCGCTCGCTGTGAAGCCGCTCATCCGTGGCTGGCGCCGGCTTTTGCCTGGCTGCGGCAACACGCCACGAGCGCGCTGGCCACCGGCCGGCACGAGATCGACGGCGACCGCTTGTTTGCCTTGGTCGCGCGCTATGCGACCCGCGACTACGAAAGCGCCGAGCCCGAGGCGCATCGCAAATACGTCGACGTGCAATACCTTGTCAGCGGGCAAGAGACGGTGTACTGGACGCCGCTGGCCGAGACGGCCGCGGTGAGCGCGGCTTACGACGAAACGCGCGATTTGATGTTCTTTGTGCGCAATGCGCGGACCCGGGCGTTTGAGCTACGGACCGGGGATTTCGTGGTGTTTTTCCCGGAGGACGCCCACGAACCCAACTGCCATCTCGGCCCCCCTAGCGACGTGCATAAGGCAGTGGTTAAGGTGCGGCTACCCTAA
- a CDS encoding diadenylate cyclase: MKHSDQLGAVFRQAVQLCRAVKASALVLMAEQRFNWQQLRGLADGTPLVVAADTEEILRDVGTLLPAIAIGMADAPVYDRIGQALIKAVAHEMLVPGAAVVVIYCGLEPDEVDSISVVDLGDHLGRLSVRDLRRLETSVPLDTLQTVVALGLEIGREGREGKPVGALFVVGDTRKVLASSHPTGFDPVKGYNRKERNLKIQKVREGIKEIAQMDGAIIVAPDGTVEAAARYIDASASDINLTKGLGSRHWTGAAITRNTKAIAVVVSESSGTVRIFHGGELVMRIEPFRRAMVWRDFDSEPSEEPRPRADRPSKETPS, from the coding sequence ATGAAGCACTCCGACCAGCTTGGCGCCGTGTTTCGTCAGGCCGTGCAGCTTTGCCGCGCGGTGAAGGCCAGCGCGCTGGTGCTGATGGCGGAGCAACGCTTCAACTGGCAACAACTGCGCGGCCTGGCCGATGGGACGCCACTGGTGGTTGCCGCTGACACCGAGGAGATTTTGCGCGATGTCGGCACGCTGTTGCCGGCCATCGCGATCGGCATGGCCGACGCTCCGGTGTACGACCGCATTGGCCAGGCGCTCATCAAAGCAGTGGCGCACGAAATGTTGGTGCCCGGCGCGGCGGTGGTGGTGATCTACTGCGGGCTGGAGCCGGACGAGGTCGATTCGATCAGCGTTGTCGACCTGGGAGACCACCTGGGTCGGTTGAGCGTTCGCGATCTGCGGCGTCTGGAAACGAGTGTGCCGCTCGACACGCTGCAAACTGTCGTCGCGCTCGGTCTGGAGATCGGACGCGAAGGTCGCGAAGGCAAGCCGGTCGGCGCGCTGTTTGTGGTCGGCGACACCCGCAAAGTGCTGGCCAGCAGCCATCCCACGGGTTTCGATCCGGTGAAGGGCTACAATCGCAAGGAGCGCAACCTCAAGATTCAAAAGGTGCGCGAAGGGATCAAGGAGATTGCCCAGATGGATGGGGCGATCATCGTGGCGCCTGACGGCACGGTGGAGGCGGCGGCGCGGTACATCGACGCGTCGGCCAGCGACATCAACTTGACCAAGGGGCTTGGCTCGCGGCATTGGACGGGCGCCGCGATCACCCGCAACACCAAGGCCATTGCGGTGGTGGTGAGCGAATCGAGCGGCACAGTGCGCATCTTTCATGGCGGCGAACTGGTCATGCGCATCGAACCGTTCCGCCGGGCGATGGTGTGGCGCGATTTCGATTCTGAGCCTTCCGAAGAACCACGGCCGCGCGCTGACCGGCCAAGCAAGGAAACGCCGTCGTAA